One genomic segment of Pongo abelii isolate AG06213 chromosome 13, NHGRI_mPonAbe1-v2.0_pri, whole genome shotgun sequence includes these proteins:
- the LOC100459916 gene encoding coiled-coil-helix-coiled-coil-helix domain-containing protein 2-like, with translation MPRGSRSRTSRMAPTASRAPQMRAAPSPAPVAQPPAAAPPSAVGSSAAAPRQPGLMAQRATTAAGVAVGSAVGHTLGHAVTGGFRGGSNAEPARPDIAYQEPQGTQPAQQQQPCFYEIRQFLECAQNQGDIKLCEGFNEVLKQCRLANGLA, from the coding sequence ATGCCGCGTGGAAGCCGAAGCCGCACCTCCCGCATGGCCCCTACGGCCAGCCGGGCCCCTCAGATGAGAGCTGCACCCAGCCCAGCACCAGTTGCTCAGCCACCAGCAGCGGCACCCCCATCTGCAGTTGGCTCTTCTGCTGCTGCGCCCCGGCAGCCAGGTCTGATGGCCCAGAGGGCAACCACTGCAGCTGGCGTGGCTGTGGGCTCTGCTGTGGGGCACACACTGGGTCACGCCGTTACTGGGGGCTTCCGTGGAGGAAGTAATGCTGAGCCTGCGAGGCCTGACATCGCTTACCAGGAGCCTCAGGGAACCCAGCCGGCACAGCAGCAACAGCCTTGCTTCTATGAGATCAGACAGTTTCTGGAGTGTGCCCAGAACCAGGGTGACATCAAGCTCTGTGAGGGTTTCAATGAGGTGCTGAAACAGTGCCGACTTGCAAACGGATTGGCCTAA